Proteins encoded by one window of Haematobia irritans isolate KBUSLIRL chromosome 2, ASM5000362v1, whole genome shotgun sequence:
- the LOC142225255 gene encoding uncharacterized protein LOC142225255 — translation MSNPNNLIRPPILTPPNNQPNNPNIPPIPPINHNAQSEADIINVVTRICREQCRNVVENMLNPNADISGIDQGIDERYRENLTDLDKVPDIVRCLREFSGNHTEFSSWKKSVERVLNLYESTRGTPKYFAILNVIRNKIIGAADAALESYNTPLNWESISRCLALHYADKRDLGTLEYQMTTLIQGNNTVQDFYQDVYTHLSLIINNISCMTIGKEAMDILIQTYRDKALDTFIRGLRGDLAKLLCIREPTTLPQALHLCLKMQNQNFRTEHAYGKNTKLPQHPKTNQNFRPQVSHRTHDAFLQVTSVPLRTQNIYQQHQPQYFNNNSQPLQYFNRNRQFPTQIQRYQNINPNHNNPPPRPLAPKPQPKPVPMEIDQSMQSRAVNYMNRPRQNNDFTGKRPPEQTYQQPQKFQRNFHIESTDQEINGQVHANEDELYYQQAMTYGIENNLQDFPEYVENVDSRLESSSLPYFEVKTSSGEVLRILVDTGSNKNYIQNSLVKSSHPNKVKFYAKSVGGKTAITHHTFLNLFGLKQINIKFFLLPVLTSFHAILGNDTLKSLSAVIYTAENYMTIGDNIKIRLKQQVSQSINNIQIRSDHMTKEQESKINQIIQKYPNLFSEPNESLTYTTSVKGEIRTNTDNPIYSRCYPYPMHLKDEVERQIKELLTQGIIRPSKSPYNSPVWIVPKKMDASGVKKFRVVIDYRKLNMVTVPDRYPIPEINEVLSQLGQNKFFSVIDLKSGFHQIPLKESDMEKTAFSVNNGKYEFTRLPFGLRNAPSIFQRALDDILREHIGKICYVYIDDIIIFGKDEQTHIENLEKVFHTLELSNMKVQLDKCEFLKTEVEFLGFLISDKGIRANPKKVETINKFPIPETIKDLRSFLGMSGFYRRFIKDYAKLAKPLTVLLRGEEGQMSKNMSSKNTEQSGRALRNKRKRNARDYLGNQNAEELSLWFREN, via the exons ATGTCAAATCCAAATAATCTAATCCGCCCTCCAATATTAACTCCTCCCAATAATCAACCCAACAATCCTAACATCCCACCCATCCCACCTATCAATCATAATGCTCAATCTGAGGCAGATATCATTAATGTAGTAACTAGAATTTGTAGGGAGCAATGCAGAAATGTAGTAGAGAATATGTTAAATCCCAATGCGGATATTTCAGGGATAGATCAAGGTATAGACGAACGATATAGAGAGAACCTTACGGATTTAGACAAGGTCCCCGATATAGTTCGCTGCCTGAGGGAATTCTCCGGCAATCACACAGAATTTAGCTCTTGGAAGAAGAGTGTAGAACGGGTTTTAAACCTGTACGAATCAACGAGAGGTACTccgaaatattttgcaatcctGAATGttatcagaaataaaataattggggCGGCCGATGCTGCTCTCGAATCTTACAATACTCCCTTGAACTGGGAATCTATTTCGCGCTGTCTAGCATTGCATTATGCTGATAAACGTGATCTTGGTACTTTAGAGTACCAAATGACCACTCTTATTCAGGGTAATAACACAGTTCAAGATTTCTATCAGGACGTTTACACCCACCTTTctctaataataaataatatttcgtGTATGACTATTGGTAAAGAAGCCATGGATATTCTAATCCAAACCTATAGGGATAAAGCTTTGGATACTTTCATTCGTGGACTAAGAGGCGACCTCGCAAAATTGTTATGCATTCGGGAGCCAACAACTCTCCCACAGGCACTCCATCTATGTCTAAAAATGCAAAACCAAAACTTCCGTACAGAACACGcctatggtaaaaataccaaactCCCACAACACCCAAAAaccaatcaaaattttagaccCCAAGTCTCCCACAGAACTCATGATGCATTTCTTCAAGTAACATCTGTACCCCTTAGAACCCAAAACATTTACCAACAGCATCAACCCCAATACTTTAACAATAATTCCCAACCCTTACAATACTTCAATCGGAACCGACAATTCCCGACCCAAATTCAGCGATATCAGAATATCAATCCAAACCACAATAACCCACCACCACGTCCACTCGCTCCGAAACCTCAACCAAAGCCTGTTCCTATGGAAATAGACCAATCAATGCAGTCACGTGCCGTTAACTACATGAATAGGCCAAGACAAAATAATGATTTCACAGGGAAAAGACCACCAGAACAAACATACCAACAACCCCAAAAATTCCAACGAAATTTCCACATAGAAAGTACTGACCAGGAAATAAACGGTCAAGTTCACGCTAACGAGGATGAATTATACTACCAACAAGCAATGacttatggtatcgaaaataatCTCCAAGATTTTCCAGAATATGTCGAAAATGTGGATAGTCG ATTAGAAAGCTCGTCTTTGCCATATTTTGAAGTTAAGACGAGCTCTGGTGAGGTCCTAAGAATCTTAGTGGATACAGGatctaataaaaattatatacagaaTTCCCTAGTAAAATCAAGTCACCCAAACAAAGTAAAATTCTACGCAAAATCCGTTGGAGGCAAAACTGCTATAACCCACCATACATTTCTAAATCTCTTCGGTTTGAAGCAAATTAACATTAAATTCTTTTTACTACCTGTTTTAACATCGTTTCATGCGATACTGGGAAACGATACTCTGAAGAGCCTATCAGCAGTTATCTACACTGCAGAAAATTATATGACCATAGGAGACAACATAAAAATACGGTTAAAGCAACAGGTTTCACAATCAATTAACAACATACAAATAAGATCTGATCATATGACTAAGGAACAAGAGTCCAAAATTAATCAAATAATCCAGAAATATCCTAATCTGTTCTCCGAACCAAATGAATCGCTTACGTATACAACATCAGTCAAAGGCGAAATAAGAACCAATACCGATAACCCTATTTACTCCAGATGCTATCCATATCCCATGCATTTAAAAGATGAAGTCGAACGCCAAATAAAAGAACTATTGACTCAGGGCATTATTAGACCCTCAAAATCACCATACAACTCACCTGTATGGATCGTACCGAAAAAAATGGATGCTTCAGGGGTAAAGAAATTTAGAGTAGTTATTGACTACAGAAAACTCAATATGGTCACAGTCCCCGATAGATATCCTATTCCTGAGATTAATGAAGTTCTTTCTCAATTGGGTCAGAATAAATTCTTTTCTGTAATAGATTTAAAAAGCGGATTCCATCAAATCCCTCTTAAAGAAAGTGATATGGAGAAAACCGCATTCTCGGTTAATAACGGGAAGTACGAGTTTACGCGACTCCCGTTCGGTCTTAGAAATGCCCCTTCAATTTTTCAAAGGGCCTTGGATGATATATTGCGCGAACACATCGGGAAGATCTGCTATGTCTATATAGATGACATCATCATATTTGGTAAGGACGAACAGACACATATTGAAAATCTCGAAAAGGTTTTTCACACATTAGAGTTGTCCAACATGAAAGTTCAACTAGACAAGTGTGAATTTCTCAAAACAGAGGTAGAATTTCTGGGCTTCTTGATTTCAGACAAAGGAATACGAGCAAATCCAAAAAAAGTGGAAACGATTAATAAATTCCCAATCCCTGAAAcaataaaggatttgagatcgtTTCTAGGTATGTCAGGGTTTTACCGACGCTTTATAAAGGATTATGCCAAATTGGCAAAACCCTTAACCGTGCTTTTAAGAGGGGAGGAGGGACAAATGTCCAAAAACATGTCCAGCAAA AACACTGAACAAAGCGGAAGAGCATTACGCAACAAACGAAAAAGAAATGCTCGCGATTATCTGGGCAATCAAAACGCTGAGGAATTATCTTTATGGTTccgcgaaaattaa